From the Streptomyces nigrescens genome, one window contains:
- a CDS encoding MFS transporter translates to MAGPLPRRAPGPRYKWVALSNTTLGVLIATINMSVMLIALPDIFRGIGVDPLRPGNTGLLLWLIMSYLVVTAVLVVSFGRLGDMYGRTRIYNLGFAVFTVFSVLLSVTWQHGTAGALWLIAMRVLQGVGGAMLMANSNAILTDAFPARQRGLALGLNQVAGITGSFVGLVLGGLLGPVNWRLVFLVSVPFGVFGTVWAYRKLRDTGIRTPARPDWWGNLTFAAGLIAVLAGITYGIQPYGGHTMGWSNPAVLATMAGGVLLLAVFCVVETRVPAPMFRLGLFRIRAFTAGNLASLLASLGRGGLMFLLIIWLQGIWLPRHGYGFTETPLWAGIYMLPLTLGFLVAGPVSGWASDRFGARTFATGGMLLAAGTFLALQALPVDFGYPSFALILLLNGIGMGLFAAPNRAAVMNSLPPDQRGVGAGISTTFQNSAMVLSIGIFFSLMIAGLAGTLPRALTSGLTAQGVPVADAAKVAALPPVGVLFASLLGYNPVRTLLGPQVLDRLPPDRAAYLTGREFFPQLISQPFSDGLTVAFGFATAACLIAAVASLLRGGRYVHDDDRARTGARQVPAPVTTAAAAEKPGSAAAAGPGTATGTGTPTGTAAPTGTGTAKTGAPSPPPPPPPHPRSP, encoded by the coding sequence ATGGCCGGCCCGCTGCCGCGCCGTGCGCCGGGGCCGCGCTACAAATGGGTCGCCCTGTCGAACACGACCCTGGGCGTGCTGATCGCCACCATCAATATGTCGGTCATGCTCATCGCGCTGCCCGACATCTTCCGGGGCATCGGCGTGGACCCGCTCCGGCCCGGCAACACCGGACTGCTGCTGTGGCTGATCATGAGCTATCTGGTCGTCACCGCCGTACTGGTGGTCAGCTTCGGCAGGCTCGGCGACATGTACGGCCGGACCCGGATATACAACCTGGGCTTCGCCGTCTTCACCGTGTTCTCCGTGCTGCTGTCGGTGACCTGGCAGCACGGCACGGCCGGCGCGCTCTGGCTGATCGCCATGCGGGTCCTGCAGGGCGTCGGCGGCGCGATGCTGATGGCGAACTCCAACGCGATCCTCACCGATGCCTTTCCCGCCAGGCAGCGCGGCCTCGCCCTCGGCCTGAACCAGGTCGCGGGCATCACCGGATCGTTCGTCGGGCTGGTGCTCGGCGGGCTGCTCGGGCCCGTCAACTGGCGGCTGGTCTTCCTGGTGTCGGTGCCGTTCGGGGTGTTCGGCACCGTCTGGGCGTATCGGAAGCTGCGGGACACCGGCATCCGCACCCCGGCCCGGCCCGACTGGTGGGGCAACCTCACCTTCGCGGCCGGTCTGATCGCCGTGCTCGCGGGGATCACCTACGGCATCCAGCCCTACGGCGGGCACACCATGGGCTGGAGCAACCCCGCCGTCCTCGCCACGATGGCGGGCGGAGTGCTGCTGCTGGCCGTCTTCTGTGTCGTCGAGACCAGGGTGCCGGCGCCGATGTTCCGGCTCGGGCTCTTCCGGATCCGCGCGTTCACCGCGGGCAATCTCGCCAGTCTGCTCGCCTCGCTCGGCCGCGGCGGCCTGATGTTCCTCCTCATCATCTGGCTGCAGGGCATCTGGCTGCCCCGGCACGGCTACGGCTTCACCGAGACCCCGCTGTGGGCCGGCATCTACATGCTGCCGCTGACGCTGGGCTTCCTGGTGGCGGGGCCGGTCTCCGGATGGGCGTCGGACCGCTTCGGGGCCCGGACCTTCGCCACCGGCGGGATGCTGCTCGCGGCCGGTACGTTCCTGGCGCTGCAGGCCCTCCCGGTCGACTTCGGCTATCCGAGCTTCGCGCTGATCCTGCTGCTCAACGGCATCGGCATGGGCCTGTTCGCCGCCCCCAACCGCGCCGCCGTCATGAACAGCCTGCCGCCGGACCAGCGCGGGGTGGGCGCCGGGATCAGCACCACCTTCCAGAACTCGGCCATGGTGCTGTCCATCGGGATCTTCTTCTCCCTGATGATCGCGGGTCTGGCCGGGACCCTGCCCCGCGCCCTCACCAGCGGTCTGACCGCCCAGGGAGTCCCCGTGGCCGATGCCGCGAAGGTCGCCGCGCTGCCGCCGGTGGGCGTGCTGTTCGCCTCCCTCCTGGGCTACAACCCTGTCCGGACCCTTCTGGGACCCCAGGTGCTCGACCGGCTCCCGCCCGATCGTGCCGCGTATCTGACCGGCCGGGAGTTCTTCCCCCAGCTGATCTCCCAGCCCTTCTCCGACGGCCTGACCGTCGCCTTCGGCTTCGCCACCGCCGCCTGTCTGATCGCCGCCGTCGCCTCGCTGCTGCGCGGCGGACGGTACGTCCATGACGACGACCGGGCCCGTACGGGGGCGAGGCAGGTACCGGCACCCGTCACAACGGCGGCGGCGGCCGAAAAGCCCGGGTCCGCAGCCGCCGCCGGACCCGGCACGGCCACCGGCACCGGCACACCCACCGGCACTGCTGCGCCCACCGGCACCGGCACAGCGAAAACCGGCGCGCCCTCGCCACCACCCCCACCCCCACCGCACCCCAGGAGCCCGTGA
- a CDS encoding MarR family winged helix-turn-helix transcriptional regulator has translation MEQPDTSAEQPSPSRTEPAELAGRLRAVLQQLLPLIRGRSPHRDLTPSRTAALAALAAHGPLRIGELAARMHIALSTTSRMVDLLDTCGWIARRPDPADQRASLISLNDDGLALLRAVRRETTGLLAERIGRLAPDRQRLLYDALPALEEMVEWTPPPAGPPSRRPVATDPAP, from the coding sequence ATGGAGCAGCCCGACACCTCGGCCGAGCAGCCGTCGCCGTCCCGGACCGAACCGGCGGAACTGGCCGGACGGCTGCGCGCGGTGCTCCAGCAACTGCTGCCGCTGATCCGCGGCCGGAGCCCGCACCGCGACCTCACCCCCAGCCGCACCGCCGCCCTCGCGGCGCTCGCCGCCCACGGCCCGCTGCGCATCGGCGAACTCGCCGCACGGATGCACATCGCGCTGTCCACCACCTCCCGCATGGTGGATCTGCTCGACACCTGCGGCTGGATCGCCCGCCGCCCCGACCCGGCGGACCAGCGCGCCAGCCTGATCAGCCTCAACGACGACGGGCTGGCGCTGCTGCGCGCCGTACGCCGGGAAACCACCGGCCTGCTCGCCGAGCGCATCGGCCGGCTGGCCCCCGACCGGCAGCGGCTGCTGTACGACGCGCTCCCGGCGCTGGAGGAAATGGTCGAGTGGACGCCGCCCCCGGCCGGCCCGCCGAGCCGCCGCCCGGTAGCCACCGACCCCGCACCCTGA
- a CDS encoding TOBE domain-containing protein → MPTYSIGQAAGLLGVSAETVRRWADGGQLRMERDGTGNRVLDGVSLAAFAKERAAGLYPVPGEVLTSVRNSFAGIVTRVTLDDVLAQVEIQSGPHRLVSVVSREAVEELGIEVGVTATARVKSTHVHIDL, encoded by the coding sequence GTGCCGACGTACAGCATTGGTCAGGCAGCGGGGCTGCTGGGTGTGAGCGCGGAGACGGTCCGCCGCTGGGCGGATGGCGGCCAGCTGCGGATGGAACGGGACGGCACGGGAAACCGTGTGCTCGACGGGGTGAGCCTGGCGGCGTTCGCCAAGGAGCGCGCCGCGGGCCTGTACCCGGTGCCGGGCGAGGTGCTGACCTCCGTACGGAACTCCTTCGCGGGGATCGTGACCCGGGTGACCCTCGACGATGTGCTCGCCCAGGTCGAGATCCAGTCCGGACCGCACCGGCTGGTGTCCGTGGTCAGCCGCGAGGCGGTCGAGGAACTGGGCATCGAGGTCGGGGTGACCGCCACCGCCCGGGTGAAGTCCACCCATGTGCATATCGACCTCTGA
- a CDS encoding PucR family transcriptional regulator: MHDHDLLQLDSPDPGGCATGHEGRAESAGEIPHTAGCPAADALVALAAGGPAEGAALDAALRACGLPPSGPYRVVVATTVGEERGPAVSALTEALRCSPGEPFAAGRLPGGEAVALVPVDPDAERRLSLGELWPTLYAEGPQTPLHAGISGPVRAPEGINSALGQARYALKVSRAQAPDRARVTAVEDLGTLGALLAGVPAEVRTAFSTRVLGPLARGGGSHRMLVETLEIFLAHHGSWARTAAALQLHVNSVHYRIQRIESLTGRDLSRLEHKLDLQAALLCR; encoded by the coding sequence ATGCACGACCACGATCTCCTCCAGCTCGACTCGCCCGATCCGGGCGGGTGCGCCACCGGTCATGAGGGGCGAGCGGAGAGCGCCGGCGAGATACCGCACACCGCCGGATGTCCGGCCGCGGACGCGTTGGTGGCGCTGGCCGCGGGCGGCCCGGCCGAGGGTGCGGCGCTCGATGCCGCGCTGCGCGCCTGCGGGCTGCCCCCTTCCGGTCCGTACCGGGTGGTGGTGGCCACGACGGTCGGCGAGGAGCGCGGGCCGGCGGTGAGCGCGCTGACGGAGGCGCTGCGGTGCTCCCCCGGTGAGCCGTTCGCGGCCGGGCGGCTCCCGGGCGGTGAGGCGGTCGCCCTCGTCCCGGTGGACCCCGACGCCGAGCGGCGGCTGTCGCTCGGCGAGCTGTGGCCGACGTTGTACGCCGAGGGGCCGCAGACACCGCTGCATGCCGGGATCAGCGGCCCGGTGCGCGCACCGGAAGGCATCAACTCCGCGCTGGGACAGGCGCGTTACGCACTGAAGGTGTCCCGTGCGCAGGCCCCGGACCGGGCCCGGGTGACCGCTGTCGAGGACCTCGGCACCCTGGGTGCCCTGCTCGCCGGGGTTCCCGCCGAGGTCCGTACGGCCTTCAGCACCCGGGTGCTGGGTCCGCTGGCGCGCGGCGGCGGCTCGCACCGGATGCTCGTGGAGACGCTGGAGATCTTCCTCGCGCATCACGGGTCCTGGGCGCGGACGGCCGCGGCGCTGCAACTGCATGTGAATTCGGTGCACTACCGCATCCAGCGCATCGAGTCGCTGACCGGCCGCGATCTGTCCCGGCTGGAGCACAAGCTGGATCTGCAGGCGGCGCTGCTCTGCCGCTGA
- a CDS encoding molybdopterin-dependent oxidoreductase has translation MSRPGPPSRTTAVRPGPGDAAPAGHRRFLIRGQLRRPLALTVADLRERWPQRRAAVVFDCATNGPRHHTFEGPLLREVIDAAGPAFDARRRKDRSRYLLAVTGGDGHHAVLSWAELDADFGDAPVLLATAMDGRALDEAGSQLVVPSDRCGARYISALTGIWFGTCALPELPHDLSPGRGVGRF, from the coding sequence ATGAGCCGACCCGGCCCGCCGTCCCGCACCACAGCCGTGCGCCCGGGCCCCGGGGATGCCGCCCCCGCCGGCCACCGGCGCTTTCTGATCCGCGGTCAGCTGCGGCGTCCGCTCGCACTGACCGTCGCGGACCTGCGGGAGCGGTGGCCGCAGCGGCGGGCCGCGGTGGTCTTCGACTGCGCCACGAACGGGCCGCGGCACCACACCTTCGAGGGGCCCCTGCTGCGGGAGGTCATCGACGCGGCGGGCCCGGCCTTCGACGCCCGGCGGCGCAAGGACCGCTCCCGCTATCTGCTGGCCGTCACGGGCGGGGACGGGCACCACGCGGTGCTGTCCTGGGCGGAGCTCGACGCGGACTTCGGCGACGCACCGGTCCTGCTGGCCACGGCCATGGACGGGCGCGCCCTCGATGAGGCGGGCAGCCAGCTCGTGGTGCCTTCCGACCGCTGCGGGGCGCGCTACATCAGCGCCCTGACCGGCATCTGGTTCGGGACCTGTGCCCTGCCCGAGCTGCCGCACGATCTGTCCCCCGGCCGTGGGGTGGGCAGATTCTGA
- a CDS encoding TOBE domain-containing protein — translation MSLSIRNQIPGTVASVTPGEVMATVKVRLDGGQEITAAITREAVRELGIAEGSAVRTLIKSTEVALATGAVEGLSIRNRIPGTVTEVATGGAMAGVKVAVAGGELTAAITRDAVEDLGLAAGSEVTALIKSTEIALAAS, via the coding sequence ATGAGCCTGAGCATCCGTAATCAGATTCCCGGCACCGTTGCCTCCGTCACCCCCGGCGAGGTCATGGCGACCGTCAAGGTCCGGCTGGACGGCGGGCAGGAGATCACCGCCGCGATCACCCGGGAGGCGGTGCGGGAGCTGGGCATCGCGGAGGGTTCCGCGGTGCGCACGCTGATCAAGTCCACCGAGGTCGCGCTCGCCACCGGCGCGGTCGAGGGCCTCAGCATCCGTAACCGGATCCCCGGCACCGTCACCGAGGTGGCCACCGGGGGCGCGATGGCCGGCGTCAAGGTGGCCGTCGCGGGTGGTGAGCTGACCGCGGCGATCACCAGGGACGCGGTCGAGGACCTGGGGCTGGCGGCCGGCTCCGAGGTCACCGCACTGATCAAGTCGACCGAGATCGCACTCGCCGCCTCCTGA
- a CDS encoding TOBE domain-containing protein, translated as MQSYTIGQAARLLGVSPDTARRWADAGKVATHRDDGGRRLIDGRDLAAFSIEVAQNGTGEEDASYTSARNAFPGIVTAVTLGDVAAQVEIQAGPHRLVSLLTREAVEELGLEVGMQATARVKSTSVHIDRT; from the coding sequence ATGCAGTCCTATACGATCGGTCAGGCGGCGCGGCTGCTGGGCGTCAGCCCCGACACCGCGCGCCGCTGGGCGGACGCCGGCAAGGTCGCGACCCATCGCGACGACGGCGGCCGCCGCCTCATCGACGGTCGTGATCTGGCCGCCTTCTCCATCGAGGTGGCGCAGAACGGCACAGGTGAGGAAGACGCCTCGTACACCTCCGCGCGCAATGCCTTCCCGGGCATCGTCACCGCTGTCACGCTTGGCGATGTCGCAGCCCAGGTCGAGATCCAGGCCGGTCCGCACCGTCTGGTCTCCCTGCTGACCCGGGAAGCGGTGGAGGAACTGGGCCTGGAGGTCGGCATGCAGGCCACCGCCCGCGTGAAGTCCACCAGCGTGCACATCGACCGCACCTGA
- the modA gene encoding molybdate ABC transporter substrate-binding protein, with amino-acid sequence MSQLSTARRAAAALVTAALLVPLAACGGNDDGKKDKGAEKSGGAAPKADLTVLAASSLTDVFKKAGAVYEKDHPGTKLNFSFAGSQELAAQVREGAPADAVVTADTKTMDGIKVDVGTPTVIAKNRLVIVTGEGNPKKIGSLKDLADSKLKVVLAASQVPVGRYSKQVLDAQKLNVKPVSQEPNVRAVLSKVELGEADAGLVYKTDAATAPKKVDAVDIPDAQNAVASYPAASLKMSQHAEAAAAFVKWLSTPEAQQILQRAGFQKP; translated from the coding sequence ATGTCCCAGCTCTCCACCGCGCGCCGCGCCGCCGCCGCGCTCGTCACGGCCGCCCTGCTCGTCCCGCTCGCCGCCTGCGGCGGCAACGACGACGGCAAGAAGGACAAGGGCGCCGAGAAGTCCGGCGGCGCCGCCCCCAAGGCGGACCTCACCGTGCTCGCCGCGTCCTCGCTGACCGATGTCTTCAAGAAGGCCGGTGCGGTGTACGAGAAGGACCACCCGGGAACCAAGCTGAACTTCTCGTTCGCCGGATCCCAGGAGCTGGCCGCCCAGGTCAGGGAGGGCGCCCCCGCCGATGCCGTGGTCACCGCCGATACCAAGACCATGGACGGGATCAAGGTGGACGTCGGCACGCCCACCGTCATCGCCAAGAACCGCCTGGTCATCGTGACCGGTGAGGGCAACCCCAAGAAGATCGGCAGCCTCAAGGACCTCGCCGACAGCAAGCTGAAGGTCGTCCTGGCCGCCTCCCAGGTGCCGGTCGGCCGCTACAGCAAGCAGGTCCTGGACGCACAGAAGCTGAACGTCAAGCCGGTCTCCCAGGAGCCCAATGTGCGCGCGGTGCTCAGCAAGGTCGAGCTCGGCGAGGCCGACGCCGGTCTCGTCTACAAGACGGACGCCGCCACCGCGCCGAAGAAGGTCGACGCCGTCGACATCCCCGACGCGCAGAACGCCGTCGCCTCCTATCCGGCCGCGTCCCTGAAGATGTCCCAGCACGCCGAGGCCGCCGCCGCGTTCGTGAAGTGGCTGAGCACGCCCGAGGCCCAGCAGATCCTGCAGCGGGCAGGCTTCCAGAAGCCGTAA
- a CDS encoding ABC transporter permease, producing the protein MRRPRTLAPPPAGRFRAPGSRTPLVLAVPALVAVAFLLLPLLGVLARTNWSDIGTHLTSPGVLEALRLSLLVSFWALGLALLLGVPLAWLLARVDFRGKALVRSLVLLPMVLPPTVGGVALLLGFGRRGLLGPWLEDTFGIVLPFHTSGAVVAATFVAMPFLVISLEGTLAGLRPSYEETAASLGASPVRVFRTVTLPMVAPGLAAGAALTWARALGEFGATITFAGNLPGTTQTLPLQVYLLLQDSPEAATSVSLLLLVIAMAVLICLRGRWTGATATGRAARTVRAADDPGPPAPPATVTEDPVPPPAAHRERWPLHAEVTGFNRLTLDADAGTTIAVVGPNGAGKTTLLRALLGLTPRARAALRLGDTDVSALPPHRRGVAWVPQDGALFPHLTALNNTAYGLRAHGTPRAHARRTAQQWLDRLGVGHLAHRKPAQLSGGQAQRVALARALAARPRLLLLDEPLAALDQTTRAQVRHTLRGHLAEFGGVCLIVTHDPVEAVSLADRVLVLDDGRALQDAPPAEVTRHPRSPWVARMLGRNAWPGTAAGDALALSDGGRLVVADPLPEGARALAIIAPEAVSVHLDRPTGSPRNVWPGTVRELTSAGSRLRVLITSSEAPDLVAEITPSAALELGLADGVSVWTSVKATEVSLVTL; encoded by the coding sequence ATGAGACGCCCCCGCACCCTCGCCCCGCCCCCGGCAGGCAGGTTTCGCGCACCCGGGAGCCGCACCCCCCTCGTGCTGGCCGTGCCCGCGCTGGTCGCCGTCGCCTTTCTGCTGCTGCCGCTCCTCGGCGTCCTCGCCCGCACCAACTGGAGCGACATCGGCACCCACTTGACCAGTCCGGGTGTCCTCGAAGCGCTCCGGCTGTCGCTGCTGGTGTCCTTCTGGGCACTGGGGCTCGCGCTGCTGCTGGGCGTACCGCTGGCCTGGCTGCTGGCGCGGGTCGACTTCCGCGGCAAGGCGCTGGTCCGGTCGCTGGTGCTGCTGCCGATGGTGCTGCCGCCGACCGTCGGCGGGGTCGCGCTGCTCCTCGGCTTCGGCCGCCGTGGACTGCTCGGCCCCTGGCTGGAGGACACCTTCGGCATCGTGCTGCCGTTCCACACCTCGGGCGCGGTGGTCGCGGCCACCTTCGTCGCGATGCCGTTCCTCGTCATCAGCCTGGAGGGCACGCTCGCCGGCCTCCGCCCGAGTTACGAGGAGACCGCGGCCTCCCTCGGGGCCTCTCCCGTACGGGTCTTCCGCACCGTCACCCTCCCCATGGTCGCCCCCGGCCTCGCCGCCGGTGCCGCGCTGACCTGGGCCCGTGCGCTCGGTGAATTCGGTGCGACGATCACCTTCGCCGGGAATCTGCCCGGCACCACCCAGACCCTTCCGCTCCAGGTCTATCTGCTGCTCCAGGATTCCCCGGAAGCCGCCACCTCGGTCTCGCTGCTGCTGCTCGTCATTGCCATGGCCGTGCTGATCTGTCTGCGCGGCCGCTGGACGGGCGCCACCGCCACCGGCCGCGCGGCCCGCACCGTACGCGCCGCCGACGACCCCGGCCCACCGGCCCCGCCCGCCACGGTCACCGAGGATCCCGTTCCGCCGCCCGCGGCGCACCGGGAGCGCTGGCCGCTGCACGCCGAGGTCACCGGCTTCAACCGGCTGACGCTGGACGCCGATGCGGGCACCACCATCGCCGTCGTCGGACCCAACGGCGCCGGCAAGACCACCCTGCTGCGCGCCCTGCTCGGCCTCACCCCGCGCGCCCGCGCCGCGCTCCGCCTCGGCGACACGGACGTCTCCGCGCTGCCCCCGCACCGCCGCGGTGTCGCCTGGGTCCCCCAGGACGGTGCGCTCTTCCCGCATCTGACCGCCCTGAACAACACCGCCTACGGGCTGCGCGCCCACGGCACCCCGCGTGCCCACGCCCGCCGTACGGCCCAGCAGTGGCTCGACCGGCTCGGCGTCGGCCACCTCGCGCACCGCAAGCCCGCCCAGCTCTCCGGCGGTCAGGCCCAACGCGTCGCCCTGGCACGGGCGTTGGCCGCCCGGCCCCGTCTGCTGCTGCTCGACGAGCCGCTCGCCGCACTCGACCAGACCACCCGCGCCCAGGTACGGCACACCCTGCGCGGCCATCTCGCGGAATTCGGCGGGGTGTGCCTGATCGTCACCCATGACCCCGTCGAAGCGGTCTCGCTCGCCGACCGCGTCCTCGTCCTCGACGACGGGCGCGCCCTCCAGGACGCCCCGCCCGCCGAGGTCACCCGGCATCCGCGCTCGCCCTGGGTCGCCCGGATGCTGGGCCGTAACGCCTGGCCGGGCACCGCCGCCGGCGATGCCCTCGCCCTCAGCGACGGCGGCCGTCTGGTCGTCGCCGACCCGCTCCCCGAGGGTGCCCGGGCGCTGGCGATCATCGCCCCCGAGGCCGTGTCCGTGCACCTCGACAGGCCCACGGGCAGCCCCCGCAACGTCTGGCCGGGCACCGTCCGCGAACTCACCTCCGCGGGCAGCCGGCTGCGGGTCCTCATCACCTCGTCCGAGGCCCCCGACCTGGTGGCCGAGATCACCCCTTCGGCGGCACTGGAACTCGGGCTGGCGGACGGCGTGTCCGTATGGACCAGCGTCAAGGCCACCGAGGTCTCCCTGGTGACCCTCTGA
- a CDS encoding nitroreductase family deazaflavin-dependent oxidoreductase, whose amino-acid sequence MPLQGEYEPSPAQWVRDQVELYETSGGEEGTTMRGMPVVILTTRGAKSGKIRKSPLMRVEHDGTYAVVASMGGAPRHPVWFHNLVADPRVELQDGPVRRDMTAREVTGTEKALWWGRAVEAWPDYDEYQKKTDRQIPVFVLEPAATAH is encoded by the coding sequence ATGCCTCTTCAGGGTGAGTACGAGCCGAGCCCGGCGCAGTGGGTACGCGATCAGGTCGAGCTGTACGAGACCTCCGGCGGTGAGGAAGGCACGACGATGCGCGGCATGCCGGTCGTCATCCTCACCACCCGGGGCGCCAAGAGCGGCAAGATCCGCAAGAGCCCGCTGATGCGGGTGGAGCATGACGGGACGTATGCGGTGGTGGCCTCCATGGGCGGTGCGCCCCGGCATCCGGTGTGGTTCCACAATCTCGTGGCCGATCCCCGGGTGGAGCTGCAGGACGGCCCGGTGCGCCGGGACATGACGGCTCGTGAGGTCACCGGGACGGAGAAGGCCCTGTGGTGGGGGCGTGCCGTCGAGGCGTGGCCCGATTACGACGAGTACCAGAAGAAGACGGACCGCCAGATCCCGGTGTTCGTACTGGAACCGGCGGCCACGGCGCACTGA
- a CDS encoding APC family permease — MSTPKVTCAAPSPRTAKTLGRNAIGTGDLVFFVVAAAAPLTVMAGAAPVAIGMAGQAAPLGYLLSGLLMIVFAAGFTAMSRHVRNAGAFYAYIGRGLGRATGVGAAYVAVLSYNAIEVALLAVFGWFSESGFQDLTGVRVPWWVWATAGLVAIGVLGCLKVTLSAKVLAVALALEVLILLVFEAAVYAHGGGPDGPGFGALSPAHLGTAGAGGMFVLSVGAFIGFEATAVYAEEARRPERSVPRATYLAVGFLALFYTFTVWTVLNAYGAARARTVANGAAGTDMVFAATARFAGAWAADAMRLLIVTSAFAATLAFHNGATRYFYALGRERLLPRRLGTVTARHRSPAAAVVLQSAIALVVVLATLVSGQDPYAVTFLWSNGTGIVGIMLLQTLAALAVYGFFRRDRRGLPAWRVVAAPLTACAGLAVLIVLVCRNFGLLTEASTGVNLALLAPLPLVFALGLGVALRIRRRAPRAYAGLTTVDVESG, encoded by the coding sequence ATGAGCACCCCGAAGGTCACCTGCGCCGCCCCCTCGCCACGCACCGCCAAGACCCTCGGACGGAACGCCATAGGCACCGGTGACCTGGTCTTCTTCGTGGTGGCCGCGGCGGCCCCGCTGACCGTGATGGCCGGTGCGGCGCCGGTGGCGATCGGTATGGCCGGCCAGGCGGCACCCCTGGGCTATCTCCTCTCCGGGCTGCTGATGATCGTCTTCGCCGCGGGCTTCACCGCGATGAGCCGCCACGTCCGCAACGCCGGTGCGTTCTATGCCTACATCGGGCGCGGGCTCGGCCGGGCGACGGGTGTCGGCGCGGCATATGTGGCCGTGCTGTCGTACAACGCCATCGAAGTCGCCCTGCTGGCGGTCTTCGGCTGGTTCAGCGAGTCCGGGTTCCAGGATCTGACCGGTGTTCGTGTCCCCTGGTGGGTCTGGGCAACGGCAGGCCTCGTCGCGATCGGTGTTCTCGGATGTCTGAAAGTGACCCTCAGCGCCAAGGTGCTCGCCGTCGCGCTCGCCCTCGAAGTGCTGATCCTGCTCGTGTTCGAGGCCGCGGTGTACGCGCACGGGGGCGGGCCCGACGGCCCCGGGTTCGGCGCGCTCTCCCCGGCGCACCTCGGCACGGCGGGCGCCGGCGGCATGTTCGTGCTCTCCGTCGGCGCGTTCATCGGCTTCGAGGCCACCGCGGTCTACGCGGAGGAGGCGCGGCGGCCGGAGCGCTCGGTGCCGCGCGCGACCTACCTCGCCGTCGGATTTCTCGCGCTCTTCTACACCTTCACGGTCTGGACGGTCCTCAACGCCTACGGGGCGGCCCGGGCGCGGACGGTCGCGAACGGCGCCGCGGGAACCGATATGGTCTTCGCCGCCACCGCACGGTTCGCCGGGGCCTGGGCCGCCGACGCCATGCGACTCCTCATCGTCACCAGCGCCTTCGCCGCCACCCTCGCCTTCCACAACGGCGCCACCCGCTACTTCTACGCCCTCGGCCGGGAGCGTCTGCTGCCCCGCCGCCTCGGCACCGTCACCGCACGGCACCGGTCCCCGGCCGCCGCCGTCGTGCTCCAGTCGGCGATCGCCCTCGTCGTGGTGCTCGCGACGCTGGTCTCCGGCCAGGACCCGTACGCCGTCACCTTCCTGTGGAGCAACGGCACCGGCATCGTCGGCATCATGCTGCTGCAGACACTCGCCGCCCTCGCGGTATACGGCTTCTTCCGGCGCGACCGCCGCGGGCTGCCGGCCTGGCGGGTGGTGGCCGCACCGCTGACCGCCTGCGCCGGTCTGGCCGTCCTCATCGTGCTGGTCTGCCGCAACTTCGGCCTGCTGACCGAGGCGTCAACGGGCGTGAATCTCGCCCTGCTGGCACCCTTGCCGCTCGTCTTCGCCCTCGGACTGGGCGTGGCACTGCGCATCCGGCGCCGCGCGCCCCGGGCGTACGCAGGGCTGACGACGGTGGACGTGGAAAGCGGCTGA